From Humisphaera borealis, the proteins below share one genomic window:
- a CDS encoding immunity 17 family protein: MNPWGLAFVGAGLFTIIGAVCDWDWFMNHPKARFVCAVCGRGGARIFYVVFGIAFVIFGALFAAGVIHDTK, from the coding sequence ATGAATCCTTGGGGACTGGCATTCGTTGGGGCTGGGTTGTTCACGATCATTGGCGCTGTTTGTGACTGGGACTGGTTCATGAACCATCCCAAGGCGCGGTTCGTGTGCGCCGTCTGCGGGCGCGGCGGAGCGCGGATCTTCTATGTCGTCTTCGGTATCGCATTCGTCATCTTCGGAGCCCTCTTCGCCGCCGGCGTGATTCACGATACGAAGTGA
- a CDS encoding ABC transporter ATP-binding protein → MERTSPGDPDAILRSQNLYRVLGNAENFTTILRGVDVTIGRREYVSIVGASGSGKSTLLYLLGGLDRPTQNDPETQKPFDPPSRVFIGGEDTTGLGETQLASLRNEKCGFVFQFHYLLKEFTAAENVALPMLKLGKLSRRDAIDKAVGLLKQFGLADKATRRANRLSGGEQQRVAIARALANDPAVLLADEPTGNLDRKNGDRVAEIFDELGSKGQAIVMVTHDTALAKRAGRMITMEDGRIISDVGREGAGTPRNE, encoded by the coding sequence GTGGAGCGCACTAGCCCCGGCGATCCCGACGCCATCCTGCGGTCGCAGAACCTCTACCGCGTGCTCGGCAACGCCGAGAACTTTACGACGATCCTGCGCGGCGTGGATGTCACGATCGGCCGGCGGGAGTATGTGTCGATCGTGGGGGCGAGCGGGTCGGGCAAGAGCACGCTGCTCTACCTGCTCGGCGGTCTCGATCGCCCGACGCAGAACGACCCGGAAACACAGAAGCCGTTCGACCCGCCGAGCCGGGTGTTCATCGGTGGAGAAGACACAACGGGGCTCGGCGAGACGCAACTGGCATCGCTGCGCAACGAAAAGTGCGGGTTTGTCTTCCAGTTCCACTACCTGCTGAAGGAGTTCACCGCGGCCGAGAACGTGGCGCTGCCGATGCTGAAGCTCGGCAAGCTCAGCCGTCGCGACGCGATCGACAAGGCGGTGGGCCTATTGAAGCAGTTCGGCTTGGCCGACAAAGCCACCCGCCGGGCCAACCGCCTGAGCGGCGGCGAGCAGCAGCGCGTGGCGATCGCCCGGGCGCTGGCGAACGACCCGGCGGTGCTGCTGGCCGACGAACCGACCGGCAACCTCGACCGCAAGAACGGCGACCGGGTCGCCGAGATCTTCGACGAACTGGGCTCCAAAGGTCAGGCGATCGTCATGGTCACGCACGACACCGCGCTGGCCAAACGGGCGGGCAGGATGATTACGATGGAAGACGGGCGGATCATCTCGGATGTGGGGCGAGAGGGCGCGGGGACGCCAAGGAACGAATGA
- a CDS encoding efflux RND transporter periplasmic adaptor subunit → MKPRRALSPVRWILIAAGVVGVIVVGVSLLRFGRPAVTVTEIAEGPAIAAFYATGTLEPADREHAIRAPVEGFIKAPPGEAPYIDKGDRVSKGQVLAVIFNEGYQYTYDKSLADVKEKKARADVETSPVLQELDAKIANYGELVDAADREFRRYSASKEARVVNQADYDRALDRLKSVNSEFESFKAQKLQMRLKLTRELAEAESALKIATWNLEQTKIVSPVDGFVMDKPQQIGARIAVNDPIVVIANTSPSNLVMRAQVDEEDVTKVYPPDSQQKLAALLHPLFGFDRLLAGWKFRTQPVQMSLYAFADRTFLGRVTRIYPKADQERRTFEVDIAIDEPSDRMQAGMTGELMFITAYHPKTLVAPSQALQDGKVWTIRGGKLTAADAVVGLKGVERIEIVSGLKPGETVVISPIVGIEAGKSIRIGERIDPRIAAALNKPKEKELFRGGF, encoded by the coding sequence ATGAAACCTCGACGCGCTCTATCCCCCGTCCGTTGGATCCTGATCGCCGCCGGCGTTGTTGGCGTGATTGTCGTTGGCGTGTCGCTGCTGCGTTTCGGCCGGCCGGCGGTGACGGTGACGGAAATCGCCGAGGGCCCCGCCATCGCCGCGTTTTACGCCACCGGCACGCTGGAACCGGCCGACCGCGAACACGCCATCCGCGCGCCGGTCGAAGGGTTCATCAAAGCGCCGCCCGGCGAAGCGCCTTACATCGACAAAGGCGACCGCGTCAGCAAGGGGCAGGTCTTGGCGGTCATCTTTAACGAGGGGTACCAGTACACCTACGACAAGTCGCTGGCCGACGTGAAGGAAAAGAAGGCCCGGGCCGATGTCGAAACCTCGCCGGTCCTGCAGGAGCTGGACGCGAAGATCGCCAACTACGGCGAACTGGTGGATGCCGCCGACCGCGAGTTCAGGCGGTACAGCGCCAGCAAGGAAGCGCGGGTCGTCAACCAGGCCGACTACGACCGGGCGCTGGACCGGCTCAAGAGCGTCAACAGCGAGTTCGAATCGTTCAAAGCCCAGAAGCTGCAGATGCGGCTGAAGCTGACCCGCGAGCTGGCCGAGGCCGAGTCGGCGCTGAAGATCGCGACCTGGAACCTGGAGCAGACGAAGATCGTCAGCCCGGTGGACGGGTTTGTGATGGACAAGCCGCAGCAGATCGGCGCGCGGATCGCGGTGAACGACCCGATCGTGGTGATCGCCAACACGTCGCCGTCGAACCTGGTCATGCGGGCGCAGGTGGACGAAGAGGACGTGACCAAGGTTTACCCGCCCGACAGCCAGCAGAAGCTGGCGGCACTGCTCCACCCGCTGTTCGGCTTTGATCGGCTGCTGGCGGGGTGGAAGTTCCGCACGCAGCCCGTGCAGATGTCGCTCTATGCCTTTGCCGACCGCACCTTTCTCGGGCGGGTGACGCGCATTTACCCCAAGGCCGACCAGGAACGGCGGACGTTCGAGGTGGACATCGCGATCGACGAGCCCAGCGACCGCATGCAGGCGGGCATGACCGGCGAACTGATGTTCATCACCGCGTATCACCCCAAGACGCTCGTCGCCCCGTCGCAGGCGCTGCAGGACGGCAAGGTTTGGACGATTCGCGGCGGCAAGCTGACGGCGGCCGACGCCGTCGTTGGCCTGAAAGGCGTCGAGCGGATCGAGATCGTCTCGGGCCTAAAGCCCGGCGAGACGGTGGTGATCAGCCCGATCGTCGGCATCGAAGCGGGCAAGTCGATTCGCATCGGCGAGCGCATCGACCCCCGCATCGCCGCGGCACTGAACAAGCCGAAGGAAAAGGAACTGTTTCGAGGCGGATTTTAG
- a CDS encoding PQQ-binding-like beta-propeller repeat protein yields MMLARLKSRRVAGALFSAAIALGAMSSFASAAEGDWPRWRGPNFDNVSPDTGLLKEWPKDGPALAWKSTDVGAGFSSISIAGGKIFTMGEAGDSSFVVALDMTGKKLWSTKVGKTGGGGGYPGPRCTPTVDGEHLYAVGQYGDLVCLQAATGAELWRKNLNKDFGGKMMSGWGNSESPLVDGDRLIVTPGGKKGTVAALNKLTGETIWQSDDWTDDAAYTGVIIGTIAGKKQYVQFTAASVAGLNPETGDVLWKAERKGQTAVIPTPVVHNDHVFVTSGYGVGCDLFKVTADGATFKVEKVYSNKNMVNHHGGVILQDGKIYGYSDGKGWSCIDLLTGETVWKTKEELGKGAISYADGMFYLRDEGKSKGTIALIEASKEGYKEHGRFAPPKLSGKEQWPHLVIAGGKLYVRDQETLYCYDVKKK; encoded by the coding sequence ATGATGCTTGCTCGCCTTAAATCCCGTCGTGTCGCCGGTGCGCTTTTCTCGGCGGCGATCGCTCTTGGTGCGATGTCTTCCTTTGCCTCTGCCGCCGAAGGCGACTGGCCGCGCTGGCGCGGGCCCAACTTCGACAACGTCTCCCCCGACACCGGCCTGCTGAAGGAATGGCCCAAGGACGGCCCGGCACTGGCCTGGAAATCGACCGACGTCGGCGCGGGCTTCTCCAGCATCTCCATCGCCGGCGGCAAGATCTTCACCATGGGCGAAGCGGGTGATTCCAGCTTCGTCGTCGCGCTCGACATGACCGGCAAAAAGCTCTGGTCGACGAAAGTCGGCAAGACCGGCGGTGGCGGCGGATACCCCGGGCCGCGCTGCACGCCCACCGTTGACGGCGAACACCTTTACGCCGTCGGCCAGTACGGCGACCTGGTCTGCCTCCAAGCCGCGACCGGCGCCGAACTCTGGCGCAAGAACCTCAACAAGGACTTTGGCGGCAAGATGATGAGCGGCTGGGGCAACTCCGAATCCCCGCTGGTTGACGGCGACCGCCTGATCGTCACGCCCGGCGGGAAGAAGGGCACCGTCGCCGCGCTGAACAAGCTCACCGGCGAAACCATCTGGCAGTCCGACGACTGGACCGACGACGCCGCCTACACCGGCGTCATCATCGGCACGATCGCCGGCAAGAAGCAGTACGTGCAGTTCACCGCCGCCAGCGTGGCCGGCCTGAACCCCGAGACCGGCGACGTCCTCTGGAAGGCCGAGCGCAAGGGCCAGACCGCCGTCATCCCCACCCCGGTCGTTCATAACGATCACGTTTTCGTCACCAGCGGCTACGGCGTCGGGTGCGACCTGTTCAAGGTGACCGCCGACGGCGCGACGTTCAAGGTGGAGAAGGTCTACTCCAACAAGAACATGGTGAATCACCACGGCGGGGTGATCCTGCAGGACGGCAAAATCTACGGCTACTCCGACGGCAAAGGCTGGAGCTGCATCGACCTGCTGACCGGGGAAACCGTCTGGAAGACCAAGGAAGAACTCGGCAAAGGCGCCATCAGCTACGCCGACGGCATGTTCTATCTCCGCGACGAAGGCAAGAGCAAAGGCACCATCGCGCTGATCGAAGCGTCGAAGGAAGGCTACAAGGAGCACGGCCGGTTCGCCCCGCCCAAGCTCAGCGGCAAGGAACAGTGGCCCCACCTGGTCATCGCCGGCGGCAAGCTGTACGTGCGGGATCAGGAAACGCTTTACTGCTATGACGTGAAGAAGAAGTGA
- a CDS encoding DUF4339 domain-containing protein, with translation MASLWFCRIHGLERGPITWDMLQELAQAGDLRPSDLVRRGDQSQWVTASQARFEEPIPGPPPLAAPIETKLTARLAAALAVDVDIAHAPARPYRRVSQSNAAEPFETASAEEVDVAVSDNAATDTLEVHRTGVPESAEAPTAADSVTRRLPAKAAAHAVRSARPRNPGGVALLALGLALIGLFKLALPLGLLSMYLGWTSAGDLWRRPNGRGTVPTGVGLATAVAAMVMAGIDIGVSLYYIVT, from the coding sequence ATGGCGTCGCTCTGGTTTTGCCGGATTCATGGTCTGGAACGCGGGCCGATCACCTGGGACATGCTCCAGGAACTGGCCCAGGCGGGCGATCTTCGGCCGTCGGACCTGGTCCGCCGGGGCGACCAGTCGCAATGGGTGACGGCGTCGCAGGCGCGGTTCGAAGAGCCGATTCCTGGCCCCCCGCCGCTGGCGGCGCCGATTGAAACCAAGCTGACGGCCCGCCTCGCCGCGGCGTTGGCGGTGGATGTCGATATCGCCCACGCGCCGGCCAGGCCGTATCGCCGGGTGTCACAATCGAATGCCGCCGAGCCTTTCGAGACGGCCTCGGCGGAAGAGGTTGACGTTGCGGTTTCGGACAACGCGGCCACCGACACGCTTGAAGTACATCGAACGGGCGTTCCCGAATCGGCAGAGGCACCGACCGCCGCCGATTCGGTAACCCGTCGGCTGCCGGCCAAGGCCGCCGCCCATGCGGTTCGCAGTGCCCGGCCGCGGAACCCGGGCGGCGTGGCGCTCTTGGCGTTGGGGCTGGCGCTGATCGGCCTGTTCAAGCTGGCATTGCCGCTGGGATTGCTGTCGATGTATCTCGGGTGGACGTCGGCAGGTGACCTGTGGCGGCGGCCGAACGGTCGCGGCACGGTCCCGACAGGCGTCGGCCTCGCCACCGCCGTGGCGGCGATGGTCATGGCGGGAATCGATATCGGCGTGTCGCTGTATTACATCGTCACGTAG
- a CDS encoding bifunctional nuclease family protein has protein sequence MSVQMELHKIIISEMQDQQIIVLKEVDGERKFPIVIGSGEAYAIDRRLKGIVHPRPLTHDLLASVIEAMGGVIDRIEINNLQDHTFFARIHIRQNGSVHKVDSRPSDAIALGVATSVPIYVAEHVLGEVS, from the coding sequence ATGTCTGTCCAGATGGAGCTGCACAAGATCATCATTTCCGAAATGCAGGACCAGCAGATCATCGTCCTCAAGGAAGTGGACGGCGAACGCAAGTTCCCCATCGTCATCGGGTCGGGGGAGGCGTATGCGATCGACCGGCGGCTTAAGGGGATTGTCCACCCTCGGCCACTGACCCACGACCTGCTGGCGAGCGTGATCGAGGCGATGGGCGGCGTGATCGACCGGATCGAGATCAACAACCTGCAGGACCACACGTTCTTCGCGCGGATTCACATCCGGCAGAACGGGTCGGTTCACAAGGTGGATTCGCGGCCGAGTGATGCAATTGCGCTGGGTGTTGCAACATCGGTCCCGATCTACGTCGCCGAGCATGTGTTGGGTGAGGTTTCGTGA
- a CDS encoding outer membrane protein assembly factor BamB family protein, whose translation MKSYLSRLMPLTLAAIVSIASPVRAEDAANWAQWRGPNYDGSSPAKNLPTEFGKDKNLLWAAKLPGISNATPIVYGDRVFTTSIDEGRKMAVICLSRADGKVLWQKDAGTAQIRPKGENDVAAPSPVTDGKTVVFMFGTGDILAFDVDGKPLWARNLQREIGEWNINWIYGSSPTLHKGKLYVQVLHTDKPYAGTALPGAIKYEGNEVPSYLLALDPLSGKELFRVVRPTDAVQETKESYATPIPYTTKEGREEILIVGGDAVTGHDPVTGKEIWRYTGWDPKKEPFWRLIPSVGIGGGMILACAPKNGPVMGIKEGGVGDVSTSHHAWKTDGKEISSDVPVPLYYQNHFYILDHGGTKLTKVVPATGAAVWVTKLEGVKAVCRASPTGADGKIYCMNVNGDVWVVSPEDGKILSKTALGGNKSARGTVAVVDGMLLIREGVTLYAFGVK comes from the coding sequence ATGAAGAGCTACCTGTCCCGACTGATGCCGTTGACCCTGGCGGCGATCGTCTCTATTGCGAGCCCCGTACGTGCCGAAGACGCCGCCAACTGGGCACAATGGCGCGGCCCGAACTACGACGGTTCGTCCCCGGCGAAGAACCTGCCGACCGAGTTCGGCAAAGACAAGAACCTGCTCTGGGCCGCCAAGCTGCCCGGCATCAGCAACGCCACGCCGATCGTCTACGGCGATCGCGTCTTCACGACGTCGATCGACGAAGGCCGCAAGATGGCGGTGATCTGCCTGAGCCGTGCGGACGGCAAGGTCCTCTGGCAGAAGGACGCCGGCACCGCCCAGATCCGCCCGAAGGGTGAAAACGATGTGGCGGCCCCGTCGCCCGTGACCGACGGCAAGACCGTCGTCTTCATGTTCGGCACCGGCGACATCCTCGCGTTTGATGTCGACGGCAAGCCGCTCTGGGCCCGAAACCTGCAGCGTGAGATCGGCGAGTGGAACATCAACTGGATCTACGGCTCCAGTCCGACGCTGCACAAGGGCAAGCTGTATGTGCAGGTTCTGCACACCGACAAGCCCTACGCCGGCACCGCCCTGCCGGGTGCGATCAAGTACGAAGGCAACGAAGTGCCGTCGTACCTGCTGGCCCTCGACCCGCTGAGTGGCAAGGAACTCTTCCGAGTCGTCCGCCCGACCGACGCCGTCCAGGAGACCAAAGAGTCGTACGCCACCCCCATTCCCTACACGACCAAGGAGGGCCGCGAGGAAATCCTGATCGTCGGCGGCGACGCCGTCACCGGTCACGACCCCGTCACCGGCAAGGAGATCTGGCGTTACACCGGCTGGGACCCCAAGAAGGAACCGTTCTGGCGGCTGATCCCGTCCGTCGGCATTGGCGGCGGCATGATCCTGGCCTGTGCCCCCAAGAACGGCCCGGTCATGGGCATTAAAGAAGGCGGCGTCGGCGACGTTTCCACCAGCCATCACGCCTGGAAGACCGACGGCAAGGAAATCTCCTCCGACGTCCCCGTTCCCCTCTACTACCAGAATCACTTCTACATTCTCGACCACGGCGGCACGAAGCTGACCAAGGTCGTCCCCGCCACCGGCGCGGCCGTCTGGGTGACCAAGCTCGAAGGCGTCAAGGCCGTATGCCGCGCCTCCCCGACCGGTGCCGACGGCAAGATCTACTGCATGAACGTCAATGGCGACGTCTGGGTCGTCTCGCCGGAAGACGGCAAGATCCTCAGCAAGACCGCGCTCGGCGGTAACAAAAGCGCTCGCGGCACCGTCGCCGTCGTCGACGGCATGCTCCTGATCCGCGAAGGCGTGACGCTGTACGCCTTTGGCGTCAAGTAA
- a CDS encoding ABC transporter permease: MLWFISIRYFLSHKRQSLVCIAGVVISVTMFISMTALMNGLSDKFIIETVESTGHITIKDEPRETKTEILERVYTDPNALLSIQGVKPRETTKKISNARGLLAMLDRMPGIVAAAPLVNGNGIATYGTKTVPLTIFGVEPERQMKVTTIGEDLVAGDFSRLRTSGDGIILGRGVADVLGAQLDDSLSLAGPEGARMNCKVVGIFQTGVTPVDYSRAYMLINSAQTLLNKKNIVNEIAIRTDNYDNAEAYAKQIETISGYRTESWQEASANFLKIFKIQNIITYIITAALLIVAGFGVLNILIMAVLERVNDIAILKSFGLSRNDITIIYIFQGLVIGAIGSTLGLLAGKASIEILRRVPIPMEGLVKTEGLLMSEHNSQYVAAFISSMIVVTLAAVYPARRAAKYDPVEVIRGAH; encoded by the coding sequence ATGCTCTGGTTCATCTCCATCCGCTACTTTCTTTCGCACAAGCGGCAATCGCTGGTGTGCATTGCCGGCGTGGTGATCAGCGTGACGATGTTCATCTCGATGACGGCGCTGATGAACGGGCTGTCGGACAAGTTCATCATTGAGACGGTCGAATCGACCGGGCACATCACCATCAAGGATGAGCCGCGCGAAACCAAGACCGAAATCCTGGAGCGCGTTTACACCGACCCCAACGCCCTGCTGTCGATCCAGGGCGTCAAGCCGCGCGAGACGACCAAGAAGATCAGCAATGCCCGCGGGCTGCTCGCGATGCTCGACCGCATGCCGGGGATTGTCGCCGCCGCCCCGCTGGTCAACGGCAACGGCATTGCCACTTACGGCACCAAGACCGTGCCGCTGACGATCTTCGGCGTCGAGCCCGAGCGGCAGATGAAGGTGACGACCATCGGCGAAGACCTGGTTGCCGGCGACTTCAGCCGGCTGCGGACCAGCGGCGACGGCATTATTTTGGGTCGTGGCGTGGCCGATGTGCTGGGGGCGCAGCTCGACGACAGCCTGTCGCTGGCCGGGCCGGAAGGGGCTCGGATGAACTGCAAGGTCGTCGGCATCTTTCAGACGGGGGTGACGCCGGTCGATTACAGCCGGGCGTACATGCTCATCAACTCGGCCCAGACGCTGCTGAACAAGAAGAATATCGTCAACGAGATCGCGATCCGCACCGACAACTACGACAACGCCGAGGCGTACGCCAAGCAGATCGAAACCATCTCCGGCTACCGCACCGAAAGCTGGCAGGAGGCGAGCGCCAACTTCCTGAAGATCTTCAAGATCCAGAACATCATCACCTACATCATCACGGCGGCGCTGCTGATCGTGGCGGGGTTTGGCGTGCTGAACATTCTGATCATGGCGGTGCTGGAGCGGGTGAACGACATCGCGATCCTGAAAAGCTTCGGCCTGAGCCGTAACGACATCACGATCATCTACATTTTCCAGGGGCTGGTGATCGGTGCGATCGGTTCGACACTGGGGTTGCTGGCTGGCAAGGCGTCGATCGAGATTCTGCGGCGGGTGCCGATCCCGATGGAGGGACTGGTCAAAACCGAAGGCCTGTTGATGAGCGAGCACAACAGCCAGTACGTGGCGGCGTTCATCAGTTCGATGATCGTGGTGACACTGGCGGCGGTGTACCCGGCTCGGCGGGCGGCGAAGTACGACCCGGTGGAGGTGATCCGTGGAGCGCACTAG
- a CDS encoding outer membrane protein assembly factor BamB family protein, protein MNKLKLCAFLAAAVSAVAVPLIAEDWPTWGRDGSRNMVSAEKGLPSAITIKEGDETIDLKASKGVLWAAKLGSQTYGNPVVAGGKVYVGTNNAHPRDEKYEGDYGVLYCLDEKTGKLAWQLVTPKLAAGRNVDWEECGICSSPAVEGDRVFVVTNRAEVLALDTAGLANGNDGEFKTEGTYVAGQTPEGEPKPALELGPTDADIVWRYDLRHELGVYPHYQTASNPLVVGDRVYITTSNGVDWSDKHVPAPYAPALICLDKKTGKLLGQEKLGISGRTFYCNWSAPTYGELAGKPTIVFGGGDGILYGFDPVPAADGSLTELWRIDGNPAEYRSQDGKPLKYRDGKGPSEIIATPVVAGGRIYISIGQDPEHGGGAGATSCIEIESAGGKLTPKIVWQNTNVGRSMSTAAVADGMVLVPELLGIVHCLDAATGKAVWRHDVESNVWGSALIADGKIYIGNESAELIILEFGKAEKVLGKADMLGPIFSSPIAANGVLYIATGTQLFALKK, encoded by the coding sequence ATGAATAAGTTGAAGTTGTGCGCGTTCCTCGCCGCCGCCGTGTCGGCGGTCGCCGTTCCGTTGATCGCCGAGGATTGGCCGACGTGGGGCCGCGACGGCTCCCGGAACATGGTCTCGGCCGAAAAGGGCCTGCCGTCGGCGATTACCATTAAAGAGGGCGACGAAACCATCGACCTTAAGGCTTCGAAGGGCGTGCTCTGGGCGGCTAAGCTCGGTTCGCAGACCTACGGCAACCCGGTCGTCGCCGGTGGCAAGGTTTACGTCGGCACCAACAACGCCCACCCCCGCGACGAAAAGTACGAGGGGGACTACGGCGTCCTGTACTGCCTGGACGAAAAGACCGGCAAGCTCGCCTGGCAGCTGGTCACGCCCAAGCTCGCCGCCGGCCGAAATGTCGATTGGGAAGAATGCGGCATCTGCTCGTCGCCGGCCGTTGAAGGCGACCGCGTCTTTGTCGTCACTAACCGCGCCGAAGTGCTCGCCCTGGATACCGCGGGCCTGGCGAACGGCAACGACGGCGAGTTCAAGACCGAAGGCACCTACGTCGCCGGGCAGACCCCCGAAGGCGAACCCAAGCCGGCCTTGGAACTCGGCCCGACCGACGCCGACATCGTCTGGCGATACGACCTGCGGCACGAACTGGGCGTCTATCCTCACTACCAGACCGCGAGCAATCCGCTCGTCGTCGGCGACCGCGTCTACATCACCACGTCTAACGGCGTCGACTGGTCAGACAAGCACGTGCCCGCGCCCTACGCCCCGGCGCTGATTTGCCTCGACAAGAAGACCGGCAAGCTCCTGGGCCAGGAAAAGCTCGGCATCAGCGGCCGTACCTTCTATTGCAACTGGTCGGCCCCGACCTACGGCGAGCTGGCCGGCAAACCGACCATCGTCTTTGGCGGCGGCGATGGCATTCTCTACGGGTTTGACCCCGTTCCGGCCGCCGACGGCTCGCTCACCGAACTATGGCGCATCGACGGCAACCCGGCCGAGTATCGCAGCCAGGACGGCAAGCCCCTCAAGTACCGCGACGGCAAGGGCCCGAGCGAGATCATCGCCACGCCGGTGGTCGCCGGAGGAAGGATCTACATCAGCATCGGGCAGGATCCCGAGCATGGCGGCGGCGCCGGCGCGACGAGCTGCATCGAGATCGAATCAGCGGGCGGCAAGCTGACGCCGAAAATCGTCTGGCAGAACACCAACGTTGGCCGGTCGATGTCGACCGCTGCCGTCGCCGACGGCATGGTGCTGGTGCCCGAGTTGCTCGGTATCGTTCACTGCCTGGACGCCGCCACCGGCAAGGCGGTCTGGCGGCACGATGTCGAGTCCAACGTGTGGGGCTCGGCGTTGATCGCCGACGGGAAAATCTACATCGGCAACGAATCGGCCGAGCTGATCATCCTGGAGTTCGGCAAGGCCGAGAAGGTACTCGGCAAAGCCGACATGCTCGGCCCGATCTTCTCGTCCCCGATCGCCGCCAACGGCGTGCTGTACATCGCGACCGGGACGCAGTTGTTCGCGTTGAAAAAGTAG
- a CDS encoding MFS transporter — protein sequence MPISIEPSSQSDNSDPGKPWYKLLSGYHWFVFIIASAAWLFDCLDQRLFSLARIPALNALAPAGTLPADVQAFGKVVTAFFLIGWGIGGLIFGALGDKFGRSKMLMLTILIYSLFTGLSFFSHSWFDFTACRFLTGLGVGGVFGLAVALIAETVPSGARVQALGLLQVLSTVGNVMAVGIKYLLDSLEKNGTITGGEGWRWMFLVGLTPAIMVVFSYKRLKEPESWLKLKNEGKLPKGSILVPYQNLVRSTRWRRNLIVGSLIASTGVIGLWAIGEYAVDLQNMVFGKYFTEQAALGKIAKTDIKLNVENAKTLAYLLNMLGAGVGMWLFTKVAAATGRRTAFAIGFVAALVVTAFTYWKMETPIDAYWMMPLMGAAQLGPFAGFAIYLPELFPGSLRSTGTSFCYNLGRFAAAGGSFFSAYLTKLFTTSDATSSLPLRYSAIAMCSIFLIGLFTLPFAPETKGKPLPSDEVAPPEPGFAPAPAGTPAKA from the coding sequence ATGCCCATCTCGATTGAGCCGTCCTCGCAATCCGACAACTCCGATCCGGGCAAGCCCTGGTACAAGCTGCTGAGTGGCTATCACTGGTTCGTATTCATCATTGCGTCGGCGGCCTGGCTGTTCGACTGCCTCGATCAGCGGCTCTTCTCGCTCGCCCGCATCCCGGCTCTCAACGCGCTGGCGCCCGCCGGCACGCTGCCTGCCGATGTGCAGGCCTTCGGCAAGGTCGTCACGGCATTCTTCCTGATCGGTTGGGGCATTGGCGGGCTCATCTTCGGTGCGCTCGGCGACAAGTTCGGCCGCTCGAAGATGCTGATGCTCACGATCTTGATCTACTCCCTGTTCACGGGGCTCAGCTTCTTCAGCCATTCCTGGTTCGATTTCACCGCCTGCCGCTTCCTGACCGGCCTGGGCGTGGGCGGCGTGTTCGGCCTGGCCGTCGCGCTGATCGCCGAGACGGTTCCTTCCGGTGCCCGCGTGCAAGCCCTTGGCCTGTTGCAGGTGCTGTCCACCGTTGGCAACGTGATGGCCGTCGGCATTAAGTACCTGCTCGACAGCCTCGAGAAGAATGGCACCATCACGGGCGGCGAAGGCTGGCGCTGGATGTTCCTGGTCGGCCTGACCCCGGCGATCATGGTCGTCTTCAGCTACAAGCGACTGAAAGAGCCCGAAAGCTGGCTCAAGCTCAAGAACGAGGGGAAGCTTCCCAAGGGCAGCATTCTCGTGCCGTATCAGAACCTGGTGCGTTCCACCCGGTGGCGGCGGAATCTGATCGTCGGTTCGCTCATCGCCTCGACCGGCGTGATCGGCCTCTGGGCGATCGGTGAATACGCTGTCGACCTGCAGAACATGGTCTTCGGCAAGTACTTCACCGAACAGGCCGCCCTCGGCAAGATCGCCAAGACCGACATCAAGCTCAACGTCGAAAACGCCAAGACGCTGGCCTACCTGCTGAACATGCTGGGCGCAGGTGTCGGCATGTGGTTGTTCACCAAGGTCGCCGCCGCGACCGGCCGCCGGACGGCGTTCGCGATCGGCTTTGTCGCAGCGCTGGTCGTCACCGCGTTCACCTACTGGAAGATGGAAACGCCGATCGACGCCTACTGGATGATGCCGCTGATGGGCGCCGCCCAGCTCGGACCGTTCGCCGGCTTTGCGATCTACCTGCCCGAACTGTTCCCCGGCAGCCTGCGCAGCACCGGCACGAGCTTCTGCTACAACCTCGGCCGCTTCGCCGCCGCGGGTGGCAGCTTCTTCTCGGCGTATCTCACCAAGCTGTTCACGACGAGCGATGCGACGTCTTCGCTGCCGCTGCGGTACAGCGCGATCGCGATGTGCTCGATCTTCCTGATCGGCCTGTTCACGCTGCCGTTCGCGCCCGAGACCAAGGGCAAGCCGTTGCCGTCGGACGAGGTCGCCCCGCCCGAACCCGGTTTCGCCCCAGCCCCCGCGGGCACGCCGGCCAAGGCGTGA